In the genome of Dickeya fangzhongdai, one region contains:
- the add gene encoding adenosine deaminase, with protein sequence MINPHIPLTDIHRHLDGNIRPQTILELGRQFTIELPGNDLASLRPHVQIVDNEPDLLRFLQKLDWGVAVLGSLDACRRVAYENVEDAIRAGLDYAELRFSPYYMARSHQLPLEGVVEAVIDGIAAGCRDHNHDVMIRLIGIMSRTFGTQACEQELDALLAHKDNIVAIDLAGDELGFPGELFTTHFTRARDAGWHLTTHAGEAAGPESIWQAIKQLGAERIGHGVTAIVDRALMEYMAEHQIGIESCLTSNLQTSTVKAMNEHPLVHFLHHGIPATINTDDPAVQGIEIRHEYEIAAPQAGLSPDDIRQAQENGLRVAFISEQEKQLLRQRAQQRQPS encoded by the coding sequence ATGATTAATCCGCACATTCCGCTGACGGATATCCATCGCCATCTCGATGGTAATATCCGTCCTCAGACCATCCTTGAATTGGGCCGCCAGTTTACTATCGAGCTGCCGGGTAACGACCTGGCTTCACTGCGCCCTCATGTCCAGATCGTCGACAACGAACCTGACCTGCTCCGTTTTCTGCAAAAACTGGACTGGGGCGTGGCCGTGCTGGGGTCGCTGGATGCCTGTCGACGGGTGGCTTACGAAAACGTTGAAGACGCCATACGTGCCGGACTGGATTATGCCGAACTGCGCTTTTCCCCCTACTACATGGCCCGCAGCCATCAACTGCCGCTGGAAGGCGTAGTGGAAGCGGTGATTGACGGCATTGCCGCAGGTTGCCGCGACCATAACCACGACGTCATGATACGTCTGATCGGTATCATGAGCCGCACCTTTGGTACTCAGGCCTGCGAACAGGAACTGGATGCGTTGCTGGCGCACAAGGACAATATCGTCGCTATCGACCTGGCGGGTGATGAACTCGGTTTCCCCGGCGAACTGTTCACCACCCACTTTACCCGCGCTCGAGATGCGGGCTGGCATCTTACCACCCATGCTGGCGAGGCCGCCGGCCCGGAAAGCATCTGGCAGGCGATTAAGCAACTGGGTGCCGAGCGCATCGGTCATGGCGTGACCGCCATCGTCGATCGCGCATTAATGGAGTACATGGCTGAACACCAGATTGGCATCGAGTCCTGCCTGACCTCCAATCTGCAAACCAGTACGGTAAAAGCAATGAATGAACACCCGCTGGTGCATTTTCTGCACCACGGTATTCCGGCCACCATCAACACCGATGATCCGGCGGTTCAGGGGATCGAAATCCGTCATGAGTATGAGATAGCGGCTCCGCAGGCCGGTCTGTCGCCGGATGACATTCGCCAGGCTCAGGAAAACGGGCTGCGTGTCGCGTTTATCTCCGAACAGGAAAAGCAGCTGTTGCGCCAGCGAGCACAGCAACGGCAACCGTCCTGA
- a CDS encoding bile acid:sodium symporter family protein, with the protein MAWLQRLKIDKFLLVLIAVVITASIFPCEGAAKVFFENLTNAAIALLFFMHGAKLSRDAITAGMGHWRLHLVVFASTFILFPLLGIGMAFLSPQILTPGLYLGFLYLCALPATVQSAIAFTSMARGNVAAAICSASASSILGVFLSPVLVGLLMHTQGGQTDTLHAIGAIIMQLMVPFVIGHLSRPLIAKWVDRHRKLINITDRSSILLVVYVAFSEAVVQGIWHQINGWSLLAVVVCSLVLLGIVLVCTTLAARKLGFSTEDEITIVFCGSKKSLANGIPMANVLFPAAAVGAMVLPLMIFHQIQLMVCATLAQRYAKRAAASAGGEATEK; encoded by the coding sequence ATGGCATGGTTACAACGCTTAAAAATTGACAAATTTTTGCTGGTTTTGATTGCGGTGGTGATTACCGCGTCTATTTTCCCGTGTGAAGGCGCGGCCAAGGTTTTCTTTGAGAACCTGACCAATGCGGCAATCGCACTGCTGTTTTTCATGCATGGCGCCAAGCTGTCCCGTGACGCCATCACCGCCGGTATGGGCCATTGGCGTTTGCATCTGGTGGTGTTTGCCAGCACCTTCATCCTGTTCCCGCTGTTGGGGATTGGCATGGCGTTTCTGTCGCCGCAGATATTAACGCCGGGGTTGTATCTCGGTTTCCTGTATTTGTGCGCGCTGCCGGCGACCGTGCAGTCCGCCATCGCGTTTACTTCTATGGCGCGCGGCAACGTGGCGGCTGCGATCTGCAGCGCCTCGGCATCAAGTATTCTCGGGGTTTTTCTGTCGCCGGTACTGGTCGGCTTGCTGATGCATACGCAGGGCGGACAGACGGATACGCTGCACGCGATTGGCGCGATTATCATGCAACTGATGGTGCCGTTCGTCATCGGTCATCTGTCCCGTCCGCTGATTGCCAAGTGGGTTGATCGTCATCGCAAACTGATCAATATCACTGACCGTTCATCCATTCTGCTGGTGGTGTATGTGGCGTTCAGCGAGGCGGTGGTCCAGGGGATTTGGCATCAGATTAATGGCTGGTCGCTGCTGGCGGTCGTCGTCTGTTCGCTGGTGCTGCTGGGCATTGTACTGGTATGCACCACGCTGGCGGCTCGCAAACTGGGATTCAGTACGGAAGATGAAATCACCATCGTGTTCTGTGGTTCGAAAAAGAGCCTGGCCAACGGTATTCCAATGGCGAATGTGTTGTTTCCCGCGGCGGCAGTGGGGGCGATGGTGCTGCCGTTGATGATTTTCCACCAGATCCAACTGATGGTGTGTGCGACGCTGGCGCAACGTTATGCCAAGAGAGCGGCAGCGTCTGCCGGCGGCGAGGCGACAGAAAAATAA
- a CDS encoding SgcJ/EcaC family oxidoreductase, whose product MYKKVLLSLSLLSAAITSQAYAANTETCVKTDEKTIASLFDRWNQSLQTGDAKKVNANYASDAVLLPTLSSKMRTNDAERIDYFEHFLPKKPSGSIDKRVIKIGCNEALDTGNYTFTFGDKSQAKARYTYTYAFKNGQWLITSHHSSVQPQD is encoded by the coding sequence ATGTATAAAAAAGTTCTGTTATCGTTGAGTTTGCTTAGCGCTGCCATCACTTCTCAGGCTTATGCCGCCAACACCGAAACCTGTGTTAAGACTGACGAAAAAACTATCGCCAGTTTGTTCGATCGCTGGAATCAGTCGCTGCAGACCGGCGATGCAAAGAAAGTGAACGCCAATTATGCGTCTGACGCCGTACTGTTGCCGACGCTGTCTTCAAAAATGCGGACGAACGACGCAGAACGTATTGATTATTTTGAACATTTCTTACCGAAAAAACCGTCTGGCAGCATCGATAAGCGAGTCATCAAAATCGGCTGTAATGAAGCGCTGGATACCGGAAACTACACCTTTACCTTCGGCGACAAGTCGCAGGCCAAGGCGCGCTATACCTACACTTATGCCTTCAAGAACGGGCAGTGGCTTATCACCAGTCACCACTCGTCTGTCCAGCCGCAAGACTGA
- a CDS encoding oxidoreductase, whose product MTDTIRVGLLGYGYASKTFHAPLIAATSGMKLAAISSSDAGKVQADWPSMRVVREPQELFNDPDIDLIVIPTPNDTHFPLARQALIAGKHVVVDKPFTVTLSQARELHQQAEHVGKLLSVFHNRRWDSDFLTLKQLLKTGVLGDVVYMESHFDRYRPEVRQRWREDGGEGSGIWFDLAPHLIDQVLQLFGLPVAIQADLAQLRPGSKSTDYFHATLIYPQRRVVVHGSLLAAAESARYIVHGTQGSYVKFGLDPQEARLKDGEKPQAHSDWGQDSRDGILTLHRDGVLAEQTVPTIPGHYQSYYAEIRDALLGRGDNPVPVEQAIKVMELIELGLTSHEQKKAMTLKSS is encoded by the coding sequence ATGACGGATACCATCCGTGTTGGTCTGCTGGGCTATGGTTATGCCAGTAAGACGTTTCATGCGCCGTTGATTGCCGCTACGTCAGGAATGAAACTGGCGGCGATATCCAGCAGTGATGCTGGGAAGGTTCAGGCTGACTGGCCCTCAATGCGAGTCGTGCGCGAGCCCCAGGAACTGTTCAACGATCCGGATATCGATCTGATCGTGATACCCACCCCGAATGACACCCATTTCCCGCTGGCCCGCCAGGCGCTGATCGCCGGCAAGCATGTGGTCGTCGACAAACCGTTCACCGTGACGTTGTCACAAGCACGGGAACTGCATCAGCAAGCGGAGCATGTGGGTAAGCTGCTTTCCGTCTTTCATAACCGGCGGTGGGACAGCGACTTTCTGACGCTGAAGCAATTGCTGAAAACCGGCGTGCTGGGCGATGTGGTGTACATGGAGTCGCATTTTGACCGCTATCGCCCGGAAGTGCGCCAGCGCTGGCGTGAAGACGGCGGCGAAGGCAGCGGCATCTGGTTCGATTTGGCCCCGCATCTGATTGATCAGGTGTTGCAGTTATTCGGTCTGCCGGTGGCGATTCAGGCCGATCTGGCGCAGCTGCGGCCGGGCAGTAAGTCCACGGATTACTTCCACGCGACATTGATCTATCCCCAGCGTCGGGTGGTGGTGCACGGTAGCCTGCTGGCGGCGGCGGAAAGCGCCCGTTATATCGTCCACGGCACCCAGGGCAGTTATGTGAAATTTGGCCTCGACCCGCAGGAAGCACGGCTGAAAGACGGCGAGAAGCCGCAAGCCCATAGCGATTGGGGGCAGGACAGCCGCGACGGCATTCTGACGCTGCATCGTGACGGTGTGCTGGCGGAGCAGACGGTGCCCACCATCCCCGGACATTATCAATCCTATTACGCCGAGATCCGCGATGCGCTGCTGGGACGTGGCGACAACCCGGTGCCGGTTGAGCAGGCCATCAAGGTGATGGAGCTGATTGAGCTGGGGCTGACTTCTCATGAACAGAAAAAGGCGATGACCCTGAAAAGCAGCTAA
- the araC gene encoding arabinose operon transcriptional regulator AraC, giving the protein MYHRMAHESQPNPLLPGYAFNAYLVAGLTPILAGGPLDFFIDRPDGMKGYIINLTIKGQGKVLDGDDTFFCNPGDLLLFPPRSRHYYGRAPGSDNWYHRWVYFRPRAYWADWLEWHSKGCDVGRLTLSSTGLLQEFDKLFANIEQTHRSGRRFAEELAMNLLERLLLRAMEEDPQSPQRIMDPRVIEACQFITGNLAGELRIDEVARHVCLSPSRLAHLFREQVGVNILRWREDQRVIRAKLLLQTTQESIAAVGRVVGYDDQLYFSRVFRKRVGVSPSDFRRRNSEIHHPALERPAETAIWRGESTAPHPWVVTP; this is encoded by the coding sequence ATGTATCACCGCATGGCGCATGAGTCACAGCCCAACCCGTTGCTGCCCGGTTATGCGTTTAACGCCTATCTGGTGGCCGGGCTGACGCCGATTCTGGCGGGCGGGCCGCTGGATTTCTTTATCGACAGGCCGGATGGTATGAAGGGTTACATCATTAACCTGACCATTAAAGGACAGGGCAAGGTACTGGATGGCGACGACACCTTTTTTTGCAATCCCGGCGACCTGCTGCTGTTTCCGCCCCGGTCGCGCCACTATTACGGCCGCGCGCCCGGCAGCGACAACTGGTATCACCGCTGGGTCTATTTCCGGCCGCGCGCTTACTGGGCCGATTGGCTGGAATGGCACAGCAAAGGGTGCGACGTCGGGCGGCTGACGCTGTCCAGCACCGGTTTGCTGCAGGAGTTCGATAAGCTGTTCGCCAATATTGAGCAGACCCACCGTTCCGGCCGACGTTTTGCCGAAGAGCTGGCGATGAATCTGCTGGAGCGCCTGCTGCTGCGCGCGATGGAAGAAGATCCGCAGAGCCCACAGCGTATTATGGATCCACGGGTGATCGAAGCGTGTCAGTTCATTACCGGCAATCTGGCCGGAGAACTGCGTATCGATGAGGTGGCGCGCCACGTTTGCCTGTCGCCGTCGCGGCTGGCGCACCTGTTCCGCGAGCAGGTGGGGGTGAATATTCTGCGCTGGCGGGAAGACCAACGGGTGATTCGTGCCAAGCTGCTGCTGCAAACCACGCAGGAGTCAATCGCCGCCGTCGGGCGGGTGGTCGGCTATGACGACCAGCTCTATTTTTCCCGTGTCTTCCGCAAACGGGTGGGGGTCAGCCCCAGCGATTTTCGCCGCCGCAACAGCGAAATCCATCACCCGGCGTTGGAAAGACCCGCGGAAACGGCCATCTGGCGAGGGGAATCAACCGCGCCGCATCCGTGGGTGGTCACGCCGTAA
- the araH gene encoding L-arabinose ABC transporter permease AraH translates to MSTVSSPSHASKSQGLSLSRIWDNYGMLVVFAVLFLACMLFVPNFATFINMKGLGLAISMSGMVACGMLFCLASGDFDLSVASVIACAGVTTAVVINVSESLWLGVGAGLLLGVAFGLLNGFVIAQLKINALITTLATMQIVRGLAYIISDGKAVGIEDERFFTLGYASWLGLPAPIWLTVFCMVLFGLLLNKTTFGRNTLAIGGNEEAARLAGVPVVRTKIIIFGLSGLVSAAAGIILASRMTSGQPMTSIGYELIVISACVLGGVSLKGGIGKISYVVAGVLILGTVENAMNLLNISPFAQYVVRGLILLAAVIFDRYKQLAKKTV, encoded by the coding sequence ATGTCTACGGTGAGTTCTCCTTCCCACGCCAGCAAATCTCAAGGCCTCAGTCTGTCCCGCATCTGGGATAACTACGGCATGTTGGTGGTGTTTGCTGTGCTGTTCCTGGCCTGTATGTTATTCGTGCCGAATTTCGCCACCTTCATCAACATGAAAGGGCTGGGGCTGGCGATTTCCATGTCGGGCATGGTGGCCTGCGGCATGCTGTTTTGTCTGGCTTCCGGCGATTTCGACCTGTCGGTCGCTTCGGTGATCGCCTGCGCCGGCGTGACCACCGCGGTGGTGATCAACGTCAGCGAAAGCCTGTGGTTGGGCGTTGGCGCCGGGCTGTTGCTGGGAGTGGCGTTCGGCCTGCTCAACGGGTTTGTTATCGCCCAACTAAAAATCAACGCCCTGATCACCACGCTGGCCACCATGCAGATTGTGCGCGGTCTGGCGTACATCATCTCTGACGGTAAAGCGGTCGGTATTGAAGACGAGCGCTTTTTCACGCTGGGATACGCTAGCTGGCTGGGATTACCGGCGCCGATCTGGCTGACGGTTTTCTGCATGGTGCTGTTCGGTTTGCTGTTGAACAAGACCACCTTTGGCCGCAACACGCTGGCGATTGGCGGCAATGAGGAAGCCGCGCGGCTGGCCGGGGTGCCGGTGGTGCGGACCAAAATCATTATTTTCGGCCTGTCCGGGCTGGTTTCCGCCGCGGCGGGCATCATCCTGGCGTCACGCATGACCAGCGGCCAGCCGATGACGTCGATTGGTTATGAGCTGATCGTGATTTCAGCCTGCGTACTGGGCGGCGTGTCACTGAAAGGCGGCATCGGCAAGATATCCTATGTGGTGGCCGGGGTGCTGATTTTGGGGACGGTGGAAAACGCCATGAACCTGCTGAATATCTCGCCTTTTGCTCAGTATGTGGTGCGCGGGTTGATTCTGCTGGCGGCGGTGATTTTTGACCGCTACAAACAGCTGGCGAAGAAAACGGTTTGA
- the araG gene encoding L-arabinose ABC transporter ATP-binding protein AraG, with product MTVQSPYLSFRGIGKVFPGVKALDDISFDCHAGQIHALMGENGAGKSTLLKILSGNYTPSQGEIHIKGQPVRFANTMDALNAGVAIIYQELHLVPEMTVAENIYLGQLPHKGGVVNRTLLRYESRLQLEHLGLDIDPDTPLKYLSIGQWQMVEIAKALARNAKIIAFDEPTSSLSAREIEQLFRVIRELRSEGRVILYVSHRMEEIFALSDAITVFKDGRYVKTFADMQQVDHEQLVQAMVGRNLGDIYGYQPRPHGEPRLELHEVKAVGVKSPISLSVRSGEIVGLFGLVGAGRSELMKALFGATGITSGEVRLDGQPMHARSPGDAIRRGLMLCPEDRKADGIIPVHSVRDNINISARRKHIKNGFIINEAWEEENADHHIQALNIKTPSPTQLIMNLSGGNQQKAILGRWLSEEMKVIMLDEPTRGIDVGAKHEIYHVIYELARQGIAVLFASSDLPEVLGLADRIVVMREGAISGEVPHDEASEQKVLSLAMLKTTATEPAVA from the coding sequence ATGACCGTACAGTCACCTTATTTATCCTTTCGCGGGATTGGCAAAGTGTTTCCCGGCGTCAAGGCGCTGGATGACATCAGTTTCGACTGCCATGCCGGGCAAATCCATGCACTGATGGGGGAAAACGGCGCGGGAAAATCCACATTGCTGAAAATTTTGAGCGGCAATTACACGCCGTCACAGGGAGAAATTCATATTAAAGGGCAGCCGGTGCGCTTCGCCAATACGATGGACGCGCTGAACGCCGGTGTGGCGATCATCTATCAGGAACTGCATCTGGTGCCTGAAATGACGGTGGCGGAGAACATCTATCTGGGGCAGTTGCCGCACAAGGGCGGGGTGGTGAACCGTACGTTGCTGCGTTATGAATCGCGTCTGCAACTGGAACATCTGGGGTTGGATATCGACCCGGATACGCCGCTGAAATACCTGTCCATCGGCCAGTGGCAGATGGTGGAAATCGCCAAAGCGCTGGCGCGCAACGCCAAGATTATCGCGTTTGACGAGCCAACCAGCTCGCTGTCGGCGCGGGAAATCGAACAACTGTTCCGGGTGATCCGCGAGTTGCGCAGTGAAGGGCGGGTGATTCTGTATGTGTCGCACCGTATGGAGGAAATCTTTGCTCTCAGCGATGCCATCACCGTGTTCAAAGACGGGCGTTATGTCAAAACCTTCGCCGACATGCAGCAGGTTGACCATGAACAACTGGTGCAGGCGATGGTGGGCCGCAATCTGGGGGATATCTATGGTTATCAGCCGCGCCCGCATGGCGAGCCGCGGCTGGAACTGCATGAGGTGAAAGCGGTCGGGGTGAAGTCGCCGATTTCGTTGTCGGTGCGCAGCGGCGAAATTGTCGGCCTGTTCGGGCTGGTGGGCGCCGGACGCAGCGAACTGATGAAGGCATTGTTCGGCGCCACCGGCATTACCAGCGGCGAGGTGCGGCTGGATGGGCAGCCGATGCACGCCCGTTCGCCCGGCGATGCGATCCGCCGCGGGCTGATGCTGTGCCCGGAAGATCGTAAAGCCGACGGCATTATTCCGGTGCACTCGGTGCGGGATAACATCAATATCAGCGCCCGCCGTAAACATATCAAAAACGGTTTCATCATCAATGAAGCCTGGGAGGAGGAGAACGCCGACCACCATATTCAGGCGCTGAATATCAAAACGCCGTCGCCGACGCAGTTGATCATGAACCTGTCCGGCGGCAACCAGCAGAAGGCGATTCTCGGCCGCTGGCTGTCGGAGGAGATGAAAGTGATCATGCTGGATGAACCGACCCGCGGCATTGACGTCGGCGCCAAGCACGAGATTTACCACGTGATTTATGAACTGGCCCGTCAGGGGATTGCCGTGCTGTTTGCGTCCAGCGACCTGCCCGAAGTGCTGGGGCTGGCGGACCGCATCGTGGTAATGCGCGAGGGCGCCATCTCCGGCGAGGTGCCGCACGATGAGGCCAGCGAACAGAAGGTCCTGAGTCTGGCGATGTTAAAAACGACCGCCACTGAACCCGCGGTTGCCTGA